One Drosophila santomea strain STO CAGO 1482 chromosome X, Prin_Dsan_1.1, whole genome shotgun sequence DNA segment encodes these proteins:
- the LOC120456737 gene encoding mucin-2 — MQLFVICLLVSTTAAFTMFGPHIRIVPGQKPNEIVLHFRNPCNNKTSTTTLKPPPPPCPAHPTTPACEHRITSPAPTKPQCPHATTTPHNCGQDTTSSRATTPKPTLETTIGTTLKTTQTPTREPTTLKPTEGTTAKPTTLKQTEPTTAKPTTLKPTEGTSAQPTTRKPTEGTSAKPTTLKPTEGTSAKPTTLKPTEGTSAKPTTLKPTEPTTAKPTTLKPTEGTSAQPTTLKPTVGTSAKPTTLKPTEGTSAQPTTLKPNEGTSAKPTTLKPTEPTSAKPTTLKPTEGTSAKPTTLKPTEPTTAKPTTLKPTEGTSAKPTTLKPTEGTSAKPTTLKPTEPTTTKPTTLKPTEGTSAQSTTLKPTEGTSAKPTTLKPTQPTTAKPTTLKPTEGTSAKPTTLKPTEPTTAKPTTLKPTESTTAKPTTLKPTEGTSAKPTTLKPTEQTTAKPTTLKPTEPTTAKPTTLKPTERTSAKPTTLKPTEGTSAKPTTLKPTEPTTAKPTTLKPTEGTSEKPTTLKPTEGTSAMPTTLKPTEPTTAKPTTLKPTEPTTAKPTTLKLTEGTSAKPTTLKPTEPTTAKPTTLKPTESTTAKPTTQKPTEGTTAKPTTLKPTEGTSAKPTTLKPTEGTSAKPTTLKPAEPTTLKPTEGTSAKPTTLKPTEGTSAQPTTLKPTEGTTAKPTTLKPTEGTSAKPTTLKPTEPTTAKPTTLKPTEPTTPKPTTLKPTEGTSAKPTTLKPTEPTTAKPTTLKPTEGTSAQPTTLKPTVGTSAKPTTLKPTEGTSAQPTTLKPNEGTSAKPTTLKPTEPTTAKPTTLKPTEGTSAKPTTLKPTEPTTAKPTTLKPTEGTSAKPTTLKPTEGTSAKPTTLKPTEPTTAKPTTLKPTEPTTAKPTTLKPTEPTTAKPTTLKPTEGTSEKPTTLKPTEGTSAKPTTLKPTEPTTAKPTTLKPTEPTTAKPTTLKPTEPTTAKPTTLKPTEGTSEKPTTLKPTEGTSAKPTTLKLTEGTSAKPTTLKPTEPTTAKPTTLKPTEPTTAKPTTQKPTEGTTAKPTTLKPTEETSAKPTTLKPTEPTTLKPTEGTSAKPTTLKPTEGTSAKPTTLKPTEGTSAKPTTLKPTEGTSAKPTTLKPAEPTTLKPTEGTSAKPTTLKPTEGTSAKPTTLKPTEPTTAKPTTLKPTEPTTAKPTTLKPTEPTTAKPTTQKPTEGTSAKPTTLKPTEGTSAKPTTLKPTEPTTLKPTEGTSAKPTTLKPTEGTSAKPTTLKPTEGTSAKPTTLKPTEGTSAKPTTLKPTEPTTLKPTEGTSAKPTTLKPTEGTSAKPTTLKPTEGTSAKPTTLKPTEGTSAKPTTLKPTEPTTAKPTTLKPTEPTTAKPTTLKPTEPTTAKPTTLKPTEPTTAKPTTLKPTEPTTAKPTTQKPTEPTTLKPTEGTSAKPTTLKPTEGTSAKPTTLKPTEGTSAKPTTLKPTEPTTAKTTTLKPTEPTTAKPTTLKPTEPTTAKPTTLKPTELTTAKPTTLKPTEPTTAKPTTQKPTEGTSAKPTTLKPTEGTSAKPTTLKPTEPTTLKPTEGTSAKPTTLKPTEGTSAKPTTLKPTEGTSAKPTTLKPTEGTSAKPTTLKPTEPTTLKPTEGTSAKPTTLKPTEGTSAKPTTLKPTEGTSAKPTTLKPTEGTSAKPTTLKPTEPTTAKPTTLKPTEPTTAKPTTLKPTEPTTAKPTTLKPTEPTTAKPTTLKPTEPTTAKPTTQKPTEPTTLKPTEGTSAKPTTLKPTEGTSAKPTTLKPTEGTSAKPTTLKPTEPTTAKPTTLKPTEPTTAKPTTLKPTELTTAKPTTQKPTEPTTLKPTEGTSAKPTTLKPTEGTSAKPTTLKPTEGTSAKPTTLKPTEGTTAKPTTLKPTEETSAKPTTLKPTEPTTLKPTEGTSAKPTTLKATEGTSAKPTTLKPTEPTTAKPITLKPTEPTTAKPTTLKPTEPTTAKPTTQKPTEGTSAKPTTLKPTEPTTLKPTEGTSAKPTTLKPTVGTSAKPTTLKPTEPTTAKPITLKPTEPTTAKPTTLKPTEPTTAKPTTQKPTEGTSANAKPTTLKPTEGTSAKPTTLKPTEGTSAKPTTLKPTEGTTAKPTTLKPTEETSAKPTTLKPTEPTTLKPTEGTSAKPTTLKPTEGTSAKPTTLKPTEGTSAKPTTLKPTEPTTAKPTTQKPTEGTTAKPTTLKPTEEASAKPTTLKPTEPTTLKPTEGTSAKPTTLKPTEGTSAKPTTLKPTEGTSAKPTTLKPTEPTTLKPTEGTSAKPTTLKPTEGTSAKPTTLKPTEPTTAKPTTLKPTEPTTAKPTTLKPTEPTTAKPTTLKPTEGTSAKPTTLKPTEPTTLKPTEGTSAKPTTLKPTEPTTLKPTEGTSAKPTTLKPTEGTSAKPTTQKPTEGTSAKPTTLKPNEGTSAKPTTLKPTEPTTLKPTEGTSAKPTTLKPTEGTSAKPTTLKPTEPTTAKPTTLKPTEGTSAKPTTLKPTEPTTAKPTTLKPTEGTSAKPTTLKPTEGTSAKPTTLKPTEQTTARPTTLKPTETTTAKPTTLKPTEGTTAKPTTLKPTEETSAKPTTLKPTEPTTLKPTEGTSAKPTTLKPTEGTSAKPTTLKPTEGTSAKPTTLKPTEGTTAKPTTLKPTEGTSAKPTTLKPTEPTTLKPTEGTSAKPTTLKPTEPTTAKPTTLKPTEGTSAKPTTLKPTEGTSAKPTTLKPTEPTTAKPTTLKPTEETSAKPTTLKPTEPTTLKPTEGTTAKPTTLKPTEETSAKPTTLKPTEPTTLKPTEGTSAKPTTLKPTEGTSAKPTTLKPTEGTSAKPTTLKPTEGKTAKPTTLKPTEGTSAKPTTLKPTEGTSAKPTTLKPTEPTTAKPTTLKPTEETSAKPTTLKPTEPTTLKPTEGTSAKPTTLKPTEGTTAKPTTLKPTEETSAKPTTLKPTEPTTLKPTEGTSAKPTTLKPTEGTSAKPTTLKPTEGTTAKPTTLKPTEETSAKPTTLKPTEPTTLKPTEGTSAKPTTLKPTEGTTAKPTTLKPTEETSAKPTTLKPTEPTTLKPTEGTSAKPTTLKPTEGTSAKPTTLKPTEGTTAKPTTLKPAEETSAKPTTLKPTEGTSAKPTTLKPTEPTTAKPTTLKPTEGTTAKPTTLKPTEGTSAKPTTLNPTEGTSAKPTTLKPTEGTSAKPTTLKPTEPTTLKPTEGTSAKPTTLKPTESTTAKPTTLKPTEGTSAKPTTLKPTEGTTAKPTTLKPTEETSAKPTTLKPTEPTTLKPTEGTSAKPTTLKPTEGTSAKPTTLKPTEGTSAKPTTLKPTEGTTAKPTTLKPTEGTSAKPTTLKPTEGTSAKPTTLKPTEPTTAKPTTLKPTEETSAKPTTLKPTEPTTLKPTEGTSAKPTTLKPTEGTTAKPTTLKPTEETSAKPTTLKPTEPTTLKPTEGTSAKPTTLKPTEGTTAKPTTLKPTEGTSAKPTTLNPTEGTSAKPTTLKPTESTTAKPTTLKPTEGTSAKPTTLKPTEDTSAKPTTLKPTEETSAKPTTLKPTAGTKPHQTSQKTTTSKPTSEKTTTESLPPFNIFDVITGTPLTSTSNIS; from the exons ATGCAACTGTTCGTTATCTGCCTGCTGGTGTCCACCACGGCCGCGTTCACGATGTTTGGCCCCCACATCCGCATCGTGCCGGGCCAGAAACCCAATGAGATAGTCCTCCACTTTCGCAATCCgtgcaacaacaaaacaagcACCACCACCCTAAAGCCGCCACCACCTCCTTGTCCTGCTCATCCCACCACGCCCGCCTGTGAGCACCGCATTACCAGTCCAGCACCGACGAAGCCGCAATGTCCACATGCCACCACTACGCCTCACAATTGTGGTCAGGACACAACGAGCTCAAGGGCCACCACTCCAAAGCCCACACTAGAAACAACAATCGGGACAACTTTAAAGACAACTCAGACACCAACACGAGAACCAACcactctgaaaccaactgaaggtACTACGGCCAAGCCTACAACTCTGAAACAAACCGAACCAACGactgccaagccgacaactctgaaaccaaccgaaggaacgtctgctcAGCCAACAACTCGGAAACCAACTGAAGGTACAAGTGCCAAGCCGACAACTttgaaaccaactgaaggtACAAGTGCCAAGCCGACAACTttgaaaccaaccgaaggaacgtctgctaagccaacaactctcaagccaacagaaccaacgactgccaagccgacaactctgaaacccactgaaggaacgtctgctcagccaacaactctgaaaccaaccgtaggaacgtctgctaagccaacaactctgaaaccaaccgaaggaacgtctgctcagccaacaactctgaaaccaaacgaaggaacgtctgctaagccaacaactctgaaaccaacagaaccaacgtctgctaagccaacaactctgaaaccaaccgaaggaacgtctgctaagccaacaactctgaaaccaacagaaccaacgaccgctaagccaacaactctgaaaccaaccgaaggaacgtctgctaagccaacaactctgaaaccaactgaaggaacgtctgctaagccaacaactctgaaaccaacagaaccaacgactaccaagccgacaactctgaaaccaactgaaggaacgtctgctcagtcaacaactctgaaaccaactgaaggaacgtctgctaagccaacaactctgaaaccaacacAACCAACGACcgctaagccaacaactctgaaaccaaccgaaggaacgtctgctaagccaacaactctaaaaccaaccgaaccaacgactgctaagccaacaacacTGAAACCAACCGAATCAACGACTGCtaagccgacaactctgaaaccaactgaaggaacgtctgctaagccaacaactctgaaaccaacagaacaaacgactgctaagccaacaactctgaaaccaaccgaaccaacgactgctaagccaacaactctaAAACCAACTGAAcgaacgtctgctaagccaacaactctgaaaccaactgaaggaacgtctgctaagccaacaactctgaaaccaaccgaaccaACGACTGCtaagccgacaactctgaaaccgACTGAAGGTACAAGTGaaaagccgacaactctgaaaccaactgagGGAACGTCTGCTatgccaacaactctgaaaccaaccgaaccaacgactgccaagccgacaactctgaaaccaaccgaaccaACGACTGCgaagccgacaactctgaaactaaccgaaggaacgtctgctaagccaacaactctgaaaccaacagaaccaacgactgccaagccgacaactTTGAAACCAACAGAATCAACgactgctaagccaacaactcagaaaccaaccgaaggaacgactgccaagccgacaactctgaaaccaactgaaggaacgtctgctaagccaacaactctgaaaccaaccgaaggaacgtctgctaagccaacaactctgaaaccagCCGAACCAACAACTCTAAagccaactgaaggaacgtctgctaagccaacaactctgaaaccaactgaaggaacgtctgctcagccaacaactctgaaaccaaccgaaggaacgactgccaagccgacaactctgaaacccactgaaggaacgtctgctaagccaacaactctgaaaccaacagaaccaacgactgccaagccgacaactttgaaaccaaccgaaccaACGACTcctaagccaacaactctgaaaccaactgaaggaacatctgctaagccaacaactctgaaaccaacagaaccaacgactgccaagccgacaactctgaaaccgactgaaggaacgtctgctcagccaacaactctgaaaccaaccgtaggaacgtctgctaagccaacaactctgaaaccaaccgaaggaacgtctgctcagccaacaactctgaaaccaaacgaaggaacgtctgctaagccaacaactctgaaaccaacagaaccaacgactgctaagccaacaactctgaaaccaactgaaggaacgtctgctaagccaacaactctgaaaccaacagaaccaacgactgccaagccgacaactctgaaaccaactgaaggaacgtctgctaagccaacaactctgaaaccaaccgaaggaacgtctgctaagccaacaactctgaaaccaaccgaaccaacgactgccaagccgacaactctgaaaccaacagaaccaacgactgctaagccaacaactctgaaaccaaccgaaccaACGACTGCgaagccgacaactctgaaaccaactgaaggtACAAGTGaaaagccgacaactctgaaaccaactgagggaacgtctgctaagccaacaactctgaaaccaaccgaaccaacgactgccaagccgacaactctgaaaccaacagaaccaacgactgctaagccaacaactctgaaaccaaccgaaccaACGACTGCgaagccgacaactctgaaaccaactgaaggtACAAGTGAAAAGCCGACAACTttgaaaccaaccgaaggaacgtctgctaagccaacaactctgaaactaaccgaaggaacgtctgctaagccaacaactctgaaaccaacggaaccaacgactgccaagccgacaactctgaaaccaacagaaccaacgactgctaagccaacaactcagaaaccaaccgaaggaacgactgccaagccgacaactctgaaaccaactgaagaaacgtctgctaagccaacaactctaaaaccaaccgaaccaacaactctgaaaccaactgaaggaacgagtgccaagccgacaactctgaaaccaaccgaaggaacgtctgctaagccaacaactctgaagccaactgaaggaacgtctgctaagccaacaactctgaaaccaaccgaaggaacgtctgctaagccaacaactctgaaaccagCCGAACCAACAACTCTAAagccaactgaaggaacgtctgctaagccaacaactctgaaaccaaccgaaggaacgtctgctaagccaacaactctgaaaccaacagaaccaacgactgccaagccaacaactctgaaaccaacagaaccaacgactgccaagccgacaactctgaaaccaacagaaccaacgactgctaagccaacaactcagaaaccaaccgaaggaacgtctgctaagccaacaactctgaaaccaaccgaaggaacgtctgctaagccgacaactctgaaaccaaccgaaccaacaactctgaaaccaactgaaggaacgagtgccaagccgacaactctgaaaccaaccgaaggaacgtctgctaagccaacaactctgaagccaactgaaggaacgtctgctaagccaacaactctgaaaccaaccgaaggaacgtctgctaagccgacaactctgaaaccaaccgaaccaacaactctgaaaccaactgaaggaacgagtgccaagccgacaactctgaaaccaaccgaaggaacgtctgctaagccaacaactctgaagccaactgaaggaacgtctgctaagccaacaactctgaaaccaaccgaaggaacgtctgctaagccaacaactctgaaaccaacagaaccaacgactgccaagccaacaactctgaaaccaacagaaccaacgactgccaagccgacaactctgaaaccaacagaaccaacgactgccaagccaacaactctgaaaccaacagaaccaacgactgccaagccgacaactctgaaaccaacagaaccaacgactgctaagccaacaactcagaaaccaaccgaaccaacaactctgaaaccaactgaaggaacgagtgccaagccgacaactctgaaacctaccgaaggaacgtctgctaagccaacaactctgaagccaactgaaggaacgtctgccaagccaacaactctgaaaccaacagaaccaacgactgccaagacgacaactctgaaaccaacagaaccaacgactgccaagccgacaactctgaaaccaacagaaccaacgactgctaagccaacaactctgaaaccaacagaactaacgactgccaagccgacaactctgaaaccaacagaaccaacgactgctaagccaacaactcagaaaccaaccgaaggaacgtctgctaagccaacaactctgaaaccaaccgaaggaacgtctgctaagccgacaactctgaaaccaaccgaaccaacaactctgaaaccaactgaaggaacgagtgccaagccgacaactctgaaaccaaccgaaggaacgtctgctaagccaacaactctgaagccaactgaaggaacgtctgctaagccaacaactctgaaaccaaccgaaggaacgtctgctaagccgacaactctgaaaccaaccgaaccaacaactctgaaaccaactgaaggaacgagtgccaagccgacaactctgaaaccaaccgaaggaacgtctgctaagccaacaactctgaagccaactgaaggaacgtctgctaagccaacaactctgaaaccaaccgaaggaacgtctgctaagccaacaactctgaaaccaacagaaccaacgactgccaagccaacaactctgaaaccaacagaaccaacgactgccaagccgacaactctgaaaccaacagaaccaacgactgccaagccaacaactctgaaaccaacagaaccaacgactgccaagccgacaactctgaaaccaacagaaccaacgactgctaagccaacaactcagaaaccaaccgaaccaacaactctgaaaccaactgaaggaacgagtgccaagccgacaactctgaaacctaccgaaggaacgtctgctaagccaacaactctgaagccaactgaaggaacgtctgccaagccaacaactctgaaaccaacagaaccaacgactgccaagccgacaactctgaaaccaacagaaccaacgactgctaagccaacaactctgaaaccaacagaactaacgactgctaagccaacaactcagaaaccaaccgaaccaacaactctgaaaccaactgaaggaacgagtgccaagccgacaactctgaaaccaaccgaaggaacgtctgctaagccaacaactctgaagccaactgaaggaacgtctgctaagccaacaactctgaaaccaaccgaaggaacgactgccaagccgacaactctgaaaccaactgaagaaacgtctgctaagccaacaactctgaaaccaaccgaaccaacaactctgaagccaactgaaggaacgtctgctaagccaacaactctgaaagcaaccgaaggaacgtctgctaagccaacaactctgaaaccaacagaaccaacgactgccaagccgataactctgaaaccaacagaaccaacgactgccaagccgacaactctgaaaccaacagaaccaacgactgctaagccaacaactcagaaaccaaccgaaggaacgtctgctaagccgacaactctgaaaccaaccgaaccaacaactctgaaaccaactgaaggaacgtctgctaagccaacaactctaAAGCCAACTGtaggaacgtctgctaagccaacaactctgaaaccaacagaaccaacgactgccaagccgataactctgaaaccaacagaaccaacgactgccaagccgacaactctgaaaccaacagaaccaacgactgctaagccaacaactcagaaaccaaccgaaggaacgtctgctaa tgccaagccgacaactctgaaaccaaccgaaggaacgtctgctaagccaacaactctgaagccaactgaaggaacgtctgctaagccaacaactctgaaaccaaccgaaggaacgactgccaagccgacaactctgaaaccaactgaagaaacgtctgctaagccaacaactctgaaaccaaccgaaccaacaactctgaaaccaactgaaggaacgtctgctaagccaacaactctaaagccaactgaaggaacgtctgctaagccaacaactctgaaaccaactgaaggaacgtctgctaagccaacaactctgaaaccaacagaaccaacgactgctaagccaacaactcagaaaccaaccgaaggaacgactgccaagccgacaactctgaaaccaactgaagaagcgtctgctaagccaacaactctgaaaccaaccgaaccaacaactctgaaaccaactgaaggaacgtctgctaagccaacaactctgaagccaactgaaggaacgtctgctaagccaacaactctgaaaccaaccgaaggaacgtctgctaagccaacaactctgaaaccaaccgaaccaacaactctgaaaccaactgaaggaacgtctgctaagccaacaactctaaagccaactgaaggaacgtctgctaagccaacaactctgaaaccaacagaaccaacgactgccaagccaacaactctgaaaccaacagaaccaacgactgccaagccgacaactctgaaaccaacagaaccaacgactgccaagccgacaactctaaaaccaactgaaggaacgtctgctaagccaacaactctgaaaccaaccgaaccaacaactctgaaaccaactgaaggaacgtctgctaagccaacaactctgaaaccaaccgaaccaacaactctgaaaccaactgaaggaacgtctgctaagccaacaactctaaagccaactgaaggaacgtctgctaagccaacaactcagaaaccaaccgaaggaacgtctgctaagccaacaactctgaaaccaaacgaaggaacgtctgctaagccgacaactctgaaaccaaccgaaccaacaactctgaaaccaactgaaggaacgtctgctaagccaacaactctgaaaccaaccgaaggaacgtctgctaagccaacaactctgaaaccaacagaaccaacgactgctaagccaacaactctgaaaccaactgaaggaacgtctgctaagccaacaactctgaaaccaacagaaccaacgactgccaagccgacaactctgaaaccaactgaaggaacgtctgctaagccaaccactctgaaaccaactgaaggaacgtctgctaagccaacaactctgaaaccaacagaacAAACGACTGCTAGGCCAACAACTCTTAAGCCAACCGAAACAACgactgctaagccaacaactctgaaaccaaccgaaggaacgactgccaagccgacaactctgaaaccaactgaagaaacgtctgctaagccaacaactctgaaaccaaccgaaccaacaactctgaaaccaactgaaggaacgagtgccaagccgacaactctgaaaccaaccgaaggaacgtctgctaagccaacaactctgaagccaactgaaggaacgtctgctaagccaacaactctgaaaccaaccgaaggaacgactgccaagccgacaactctgaaaccaactgaaggaacgtctgctaagccaacaactctgaaaccaaccgaaccaacaactctgaaaccaaccgaaggaacgtctgctaagccaacaactctgaaaccaacagaacctacgactgctaagccaacaactctgaaaccaaccgaaggaacgtctgctaagccaacaactctgaaaccaaccgaaggaacgtctgctaagccaacaactctgaaaccaacagaaccaacgactgctaagccaacaactctgaaaccaactgaagaaacgtctgctaagccaacaactctgaaaccaaccgaaccaacaactctgaaaccaaccgaaggaacgactgccaagccgacaactctgaaaccaactgaagaaacgtctgctaagccaacaactctgaaaccaaccgaaccaacaactctgaaaccaactgaaggaacgtctgctaagccaacaactctgaaaccaaccgaaggaacgtctgctaagccaacaactctgaagccaactgaaggaacgtctgctaagccaacaactctgaaaccaaccgaaggaaagactgccaagccgacaactctgaaaccaactgaaggaacgtctgctaagccaacaactctgaaaccaaccgaaggaacgtctgctaagccaacaactctgaaaccaacagaaccaacgactgctaagccaacaactctgaaaccaactgaagaaacgtctgctaagccaacaactctgaaaccaaccgaaccaacaactctgaaaccaactgaaggaacgtctgctaagccaacaactctgaaaccaaccgaaggaacgactgccaagccgacaactctgaaaccaactgaagaaacgtctgctaagccaacaactctgaaaccaaccgaaccaacaactctgaaaccaactgaaggaacgtctgctaagccaacaactctgaaaccaaccgaaggaacgtctgctaagccaacaactctgaaaccaaccgaaggaacgactgccaagccgacaactctgaaaccaactgaagaaacgtctgctaagccaacaactctgaaaccaaccgaaccaacaactctgaaaccaactgaaggaacgtctgctaagccaacaactctgaaaccaaccgaaggaacgactgccaagccgacaactctgaaaccaactgaagaaacgtctgctaagccaacaactctgaaaccaaccgaaccaacaactctgaaaccaactgaaggaacgtctgctaagccaacaactctgaaaccaaccgaaggaacgtctgctaagccaacaactctgaaaccaaccgaaggaacgactgccaagccgacaactctgaaaccagCTGAAGaaacgtctgctaagccaacaactctgaaaccaaccgaaggaacgtctgctaagccaacaactctgaaaccaacagaaccaacgactgctaagccaacaactctgaaaccaaccgaaggaacgactgccaagccgacaactctgaaaccaactgaaggaacgtctgccaagccgacaactctgaatCCAACTGAAGGTACAAGTGCCAAGCCGACAACTttgaaaccaaccgaaggaacgtctgctaagccaacaactctgaaaccaaccgaaccaacaactctgaagccaactgaaggaacgtctgctaagccaacaactctgaaaccaaccgaatcaacgactgccaagccaacaactctgaaaccaaccgaaggaacgtctgctaagccaacaactctgaaaccaaccgaaggaacgactgccaagccgacaactctgaaaccaactgaagaaacgtctgctaagccaacaactctgaaaccaaccgaaccaacaactctgaaaccaactgaaggaacatctgctaagccaacaactctgaaaccaaccgaaggaacgtctgctaagccaacaactctgaagccaactgaaggaacgtctgctaagccaacaactctgaaaccaaccgaaggaacgactgccaagccgacaactctgaaaccaactgaaggaacgtctgctaagccaacaactctgaaaccaaccgaaggaacgtctgctaagccaacaactctgaaaccaacagaaccaacgactgctaagccaacaactctgaaaccaactgaagaaacgtctgctaagccaacaactctgaaaccaaccgaaccaacaactctgaaaccaactgaaggaacgtctgctaagccaacaactctgaaaccaaccgaaggaacgactgccaagccgacaactctgaaaccaactgaagaaacgtctgctaagccaacaactctgaaaccaaccgaaccaacaactctgaaaccaactgaaggaacgtctgctaagccaacaactctgaaaccaaccgaaggaacgactgccaagccgacaactctgaaaccaactgaaggaacgtctgccaagccgacaactctgaatCCAACTGAAG gaacgtctgctaagccaacaactctgaaaccaaccgaatcaacgactgccaagccaacaactctgaaaccaaccgaaggaacgtctgctaagccaacaactctgaagcCAACTGAAGAcacgtctgctaagccaacaactctgaaaccaaccgaagaAACGTCGGCTAAGCCGACAACTTTGAAGCCTACTGCCGGAACAAAGCCACACCAAACTTCTCAGAAGACGACAACCTCTAAGCCAACATCGGAGAAGACGACAACCGAATCTCTGCCTCCGTTTAATATCTTTGATGTGATAACTGGAACACCATTAACAAGCACTTCCAATATTTCGTAA